The region ttggagactcaaaactgtccgtaggtgtgtgattGTATCTAGCCACTGGAATAGGGAGGGTTGTTTCAGAAAGGCATAAAACAGCAGAAGGAAAAAggatattattataatctttttctgttttctttggtCCCACATTCACcaggaatcttgttttttttttttttttttggctgttgTTGTTTACTGTTCAAACAAGTGAAGCTGCCCCATGATCCTTTGGGAGAAGAGAAACCAGGCCACATAGGGATGTGACATTAAGGTCTTTCTATCTGTAAAGGACAATGTAAAAGTGTGAGAGTCATGTGATACCACATCTTTTAGAAAGTCAAACTGAAACCTATCTGCTTCGTCTATTTGTGTATTGGTTTTGGTGTGCCTTTTTTCCcagggaatatatatatacatacatgttGTAAGTGTACTAATGTGCATGTACCTACTAGACATCTACAGTTGAATTTACCTATGAACACATATAGTTTCTTTAATGAGGCAGCCTTATGAACTATAGAAATCACTTATAATCACTTTTCACCTGCATGATACTGTGGATCCAGGGCAGGAAGCTGGTTACTTTGCTGTAGACACCTGGTCTTTTCTGCCTTCCACATCCTGTCCCCCAACTCGTCACCCCTGCCAGGTACCATCTCTGGTCACTGTCCTGACACACCAGAGGTCCTCCGCTGTCCCCCTGAACACCAAGATAACTAGACTTTTTTAgctgaatttaaaaatataattactcCAATCAAACTCCATGTTTACAAAGTTTGGTGATTACCCTGCTAAGACACACTCAGCAAACCTGTCAAACAACAGaagagttgaatcaggtgtgtgtgcataGATATACACACTATATGGATAAAAGTATTGGGACACACCTCATAATCACTGCATCCAAGTGTCTTACTCAGTCCCATCACCACAGctgtataaaatcaagcacctTGCCGTGAAGTCTGCCTTTACAAATATTTCTAAAAGAATGGGTCAATCTAAAGAGCTAAAGAGCTAATCCCATATTAGATGCTGTGCAAaaggtaaataaaaataaaatgaataacgtGCAGATCATTATTTAATTGAACACAGTACAAAGACAACGtttgatatttttaaactgaGAACGTTTATAGTTTTCTAAAAAATATTTGTCCATAATTtagattaattaatattttttagatGAATGTTTATCACCTGTATTTGAACAAAACTCTGAGGACGGAGGACACCGGCTGCAGttgttttaaatgtgcattGTTTTCCCATTCATGCTTAatataggatttcagctgctcaacagctcatTGTCtccattttactttattttttcatttaataatgCACTGATTGTTTCAAAGGGTTACAGGTCTGTACCATGTTAGTACTTGGTTGTCACTAAGTGCTTATAACAATCTGAAAGAGagaatgtgatggtgtgttgaaTGAATAGAAGAAAGAAACCTGACATGAGTCCCGTCCCCCCTGCATGTCACCAGCACACATCATATTCACAGAGATTCGTCCACGATAGACATCACTGCCATTACAAATTCCCACATCGATAATGCTCACTGCCACCCCTCTAAGATCAACAGAGCCAGTGTCTGAGAGAatgaaatgcacacacacacacaaacacacaaatgcatacatgcacacacatacagagcagGTCAACCAAGTTCACAGAAATTTGCTACACTCAGAATAGCTACAATCATTATATAtcagtcagccataacatttaaGGAACTTACATTAATTGTCCATTTTGTCAACTTACCATACAGATACGCTTTGTAGCACTATTTATTGCTCTGCATATCTTGTcagccccatttcaccctgtacTTCAATAGTCCAGACCACCACTAGGCCACTACAGTTCTGGTATTTGCCGGAACACATACCGGGATGGCgtagaagaggcatttttgcTTACAAACtgacctatggacaattttgagtcatcaatccacctaccaatgtgtgtttttggagcgtgggaggaaaccagagcacctggaggaaacccacgcagacacagggagaacacaccacactcctcacagacagtcacccggaggaaacccacggagacacagggagaacacaccacactcctcacagacagtcacccggaggaaacccacgcagacacagggagaacacaccacactcctcacagacagccatcctgaggaaacccatgcagacacagggagaacacgccacactcctcacagacagccatcctgaggaaacccatgcaaacacagggagaacacgccacactcctcacagacagtcacccggaggaaacccacgcagacacagggagaacacatagccactataataatttttttgtctttctgttTTGTCATTCTACCTGATCCTTCTGCTGTTGTCCCAAAACCAGATGTCCAGCATTCTGCTCCAGTAGGAAAACTTTTATCAAAGGCAGGGAGGCAGGCTGGGTTCACAGAGCCTGGAGGTTAAAGTTTGGAATTATTGCACACATTAGATCAGGTGATCTAAAAGAATCTTATGTCCGCCTCATTGACTCACTGGACATTTCAGCAGGACGAGTGATTTTCAGGAGAGCAATGTCATAGTCATCTGTGCTCTTGTTATACTTGTTATGCAGTAGGATTTTCTTCACAAAGTAGGGGTCTGGAAGCTTGTTCTGAGAAATGACACCAGTATACACACACCAGTTTTTAACATCCATGTATGTTGGATTTGAACTGTAACATAAATCAGAGAACCATGTGGTCACGGCATGTCGTTATTCTCATAGTCAAACACTGCTGTTGTATTAAGGTCAATTATGGCATTTCTATAATGGTTACACTATTGTAGTATGAATACTGACTCTGGAAAACAGTGGGCGGCTGTCACCACAAAGTCTTGAGATATCAAGGTTCCACCACAGATGTGCATTCCATTGAAGTGCAGGCTAACTTGCCATGGCCAGCGACCAAGTTGTGCAAGACTTCCCCCTATTATTCTGGAGCTTAACTGCTGCTTCCCACAATCTATAAAATGTACAGAGCATTACTTAAATGGGGCCTGATTAGCTCAGCACTGTGACACAAAGCAGGACACTATtagacaaaaaatatataattatttaacagCTAATAATGTCTTAACTATTTAAAGATGCTTTACTAAGAGTCACATTTGGGATAGTTCTTAAAGGTACATCCCAAGAAATCATAATTCAGCTGTCAGTGTTTACAAGGCATTATGACCTCGTGGTTATCCATGATGTAAAATATCTGCAGTGTGTTAAATCAtaactttaaaggggacatattacacctctttttaaacaagttagaatagtTCTATGAGCTACCCAAAATGTGTTCCTGAAGTCCTTTTCCTAAAATCACTCTCACATGGAGATAtcaccagctctattcttgccagtttcagtccctgacagggctctgtcacttttatgcaaataagttgatttgaaatttgaaattaattttgatgTTATAATTAGACACAGTAATACATACCAGTGCATTCAAGGTTAACTGTACTCTCGTTTGGGCAGGAAGAGCTGAAGAATAGAAAAATAACAATAGGTAGATATGTGattacaaaatgaaaatgacttTAGCCTCTAATTAGTGCATCTCTTccagaaaaatgaaaatgaaaacatgaaacaaGAACAGGTGTTTTAGGTTGTGTTTAAGGGAAACAAGACTAAAGAGGGTCTCTACTGTGTCCTTACCTGACATTGACAAAACCTTGAATCAGCTGAGTTCTCCTGGCTTGCACATTCAGCACATTAGAGATCTGGTTCTTTACTGAATATGACACAAAAGACCtgataaagcaaaacaaatacagagacTAAGTAAATATACTgaccattctgattttgtggaTTGTGCTCCTTGGTGTAAACGTGTTGGGCATTTCATTGGGATTCACAGTCTTTTGTAGTTCCAAGAGAACAATACTAGCCTCACTTTCTCTGACTGAGCAGGGTGGCCCTATCTGTCTCTCAGATGCAAATCAAATGCAAGTTTTTTGATGTCACAAAATTGAAGTCCACCTAGCAGCATGTGATTCTGGGCGATGGGAGTGTACTGGAGCACGCgtagaaaacccatgcagacacagggtcAGATAGGGTTTGAGTCCACAAAGCCAGGGCAATGCGGTGACAATGAAAATACCTATTATGCtgcaactcattcattcattgtctgtaacccttatccagttcagtgcgACCACActgttcacagacagtcacccagaggaaacccacgcagaaacagggagaacacaccacactcctcacagacagtcacccggagcaaacccacgcagacacagggagaacacaccacactcctcacagacagtcacccggaggaaacccacgcggacacagggagaacacaccacactcctcacagacagtcacccggaggaaacccacgcggacacagggagaacacaccacactcctcacagacagtcacccggaggaa is a window of Hoplias malabaricus isolate fHopMal1 chromosome 1, fHopMal1.hap1, whole genome shotgun sequence DNA encoding:
- the tmprss13a gene encoding transmembrane protease serine 13a, whose protein sequence is MFQPAHYRLCTWISVKLNIQNNYPPPPYYSVAVQPPLKSHEEVIYGVNYGIVQTTAPQYVTQNPLPVANTIITQHSFSPSSSKKKECSSCSGQCCSGSGATVFILALIAVIIWLGVHYGLRSATPGIFHTAGSEECCKDEKQWSLIETDSCSNFTVECDALQDCQQGSDETSCVRFAQGGVLQVRTALDGRFLPVCSQGWDQSLADQTCAQLGFRRSFVSYSVKNQISNVLNVQARRTQLIQGFVNVSSSCPNESTVNLECTDCGKQQLSSRIIGGSLAQLGRWPWQVSLHFNGMHICGGTLISQDFVVTAAHCFPDSNPTYMDVKNWCVYTGVISQNKLPDPYFVKKILLHNKYNKSTDDYDIALLKITRPAEMSSSVNPACLPAFDKSFPTGAECWTSGFGTTAEGSDTGSVDLRGVAVSIIDVGICNGSDVYRGRISVNMMCAGDMQGGRDSCQGDSGGPLVCQDSDQRWYLAGVTSWGTGCGRQKRPGVYSKVTSFLPWIHSIMQVKSDYK